A genomic window from Vitis riparia cultivar Riparia Gloire de Montpellier isolate 1030 chromosome 18, EGFV_Vit.rip_1.0, whole genome shotgun sequence includes:
- the LOC117907136 gene encoding tRNA pseudouridine synthase Pus10 isoform X2, which translates to MKTLVLPILLKNQNDSADELAVSIANLVKKEGHEFDNFSLEVSIPPVITENEHVVLLYMKKKYGSELWFQEKFLSERISAKDALKLSLCNPLEKLLDVKSSGSSTFRIRLTYAQARASGKNQNITERSQGCKRRRTGTENIFSTVHGSVVDGIECSDISTSEADAGIRKPSDGLQDNENSDCFKFPLEKVNQPCHLAFLCYRTHIYIGGRYLKYSRNVSQTRWIIDDERMGEASVEEIIGGNILPMCLGDNYKFHAAGREDINVRMLGSGRPFLVEIQNSRHVPSEALIKEIEVKINKLENKLVRVKNLKLVDSHGWSLMQEGEEEKQKQYAALVWIDRPLKDEDMQAISSLKDKKILQRTPIRVLHRRSPLEREKIIHWMKIEKIAGSSQYFLLHLCTQAGTYIKEFVHGDLGRTHPSVGSILGCRAEILQLDVTEVKMDCFLDE; encoded by the exons atgaagACTCTGGTGCTGCCCATTCTTCTCAAGAATCAGAAT GATTCTGCTGATGAGTTGGCTGTGTCAATTGCTAACCTGGTAAAGAAAGAGGGCCATGAGTTTGATAACTTCTCTCTGGAAGTCTCTATACCACCTGTTATCACGGAAAATGAACATGTAGTCTT gtTGTATATGAAGAAGAAGTATGGATCTGAACTGTGGTTCCAAGAAAAGTTTCTATCTGAGAGGATTTCTGCCAAGGATGccttaaaattatctttatgtAATCCCCTTGAAAAATTATTG GATGTTAAATCTTCTGGTTCAAGCACTTTCCGCATCCGTTTGACATATGCTCAAGCCAGAGCATCAGGAAAGAACCAAAATATCACGGAGAGGAGCCAGGGATGCAAAAGGAGGAGAACAG gCACTGAGAACATCTTCAGTACTGTTCATGGGTCCGTGGTTGATGGCATAGAGTGCTCAGATATTTCTACCAGCGAAGCAGATGCAGGAATTAGAAAGCCTTCTGATGGTCTGCAAGATAACGAAAATTCTGACTGCTTCAAATTCCCACTAGAGAAG GTCAACCAACCATGCCATTTGGCATTTCTTTGCTACAGGACACACATCTACATTGGTGGGAGATACCTAAAG TACTCAAGAAATGTGAGTCAAACACGTTGGATCATTGATGATGAAAGAATGGGTGAAGCATCTGTTGAG GAAATAATAGGTGGCAACATTCTTCCCATGTGTCTGGGTGATAATTACAAGTTCCATGCTGCTGGTAGAGAGGATATCAAT GTCCGGATGTTGGGTTCAGGCCGTCCTTTTCTTGTTGAGATACAAAATTCTCGCCATGTCCCATCTGAGGCACtcataaaagaaatagaagTGAAGATAAATaagttggaaaataaatta GTTAGGGTAAAAAATCTTAAACTGGTAGACAGCCATGGGTGGAGCCTAATGCAAGAAGGAGAGGAAGAGAAGCAG AAGCAATATGCTGCACTAGTATGGATTGATCGCCCTCTAAAAGATGAAGACATGCAGGCTATATCTTCACTGAAAGACAAG AAAATTTTGCAGAGAACTCCAATAAGGGTGCTTCACCGACGAAGTCCATTAGAACGTGAAAAGATTATACATTG gatgaaaattgaaaagattgCTGGCAgttctcaatattttcttttgcacCTATGTACCCAG GCTGGAACATATATCAAGGAATTTGTTCACGGTGATCTTGGACGCACCcatcctag TGTTGGTTCAATTCTAGGTTGCCGAGCTGAGATCCTTCAACTTGATGTTACAGAGGTGAAAATGGACTGTTTTCTGGATGAATGA